Within Paenibacillus albicereus, the genomic segment GGCTTTCAACGACGCGTACCGCATCCTTTCCGGCATGCATAATCAGCTGGGGCTTACCGCGCCTGTTCCAGAAGCAGCCTCCGCCTTCTACGATCGCCCTTTCCGGGTGATGGACGGCAGTTCGGTGGCGAGCCTCCTGATCGAACGGATCGAGGATGCAGGCATCCAGGCGCTGGCGCGAACGCGCCTGATCGGCAGCATTGACCAGATCAGCGACAACACCGATTTCCGCATGATGGCGACGCGAACGCAGAAGGATGGCCGTAGGGACAGGAGCGGCCTGCAGCATCTGTACCGAGGCGAGTCCAGCTCCGAGGCGGATGAGGTGAATTGAAACAGACAGGTCCGGCTGAAGCCGGACCTGTCTGTCGTTGAAGCGCTTGTCAACCGAGCGATCCGCTCGGCAGCAGCTCGGAGATCGCCACCTTGCGGCCTTCGGCGGAGCTGCGGATCGCGCCGAACACCATCGCCATGCTGAGCAGGTTGTCGCGGCAGTCCGTTTCTGCGCGTCGGCCGGCATGCAGCGCGTCGAACATCTCGGCGATGCAGCGATGATGCCACGGCTCGCCTTCCGGTTCGGGAGATGTGTCGATGCGCTGCGAGCTGCGGATGAACGCCTCCTCCTGGCCGGCCGGATCGACGGCCTCGGCGTACGGCGCGCCTGCGCCGTCCCAGAGCGCCGTGCCGGACGAGCCGATGACGCGCCACTGAGCTTCCCAGGAAGTAGGGGCGCCTTCCGAGCACCAGGAGCCCCTATAGCTGAACACGCTGCCGTCCGACATCTCGAAGATGCACAGCGCCGAAGCGCTGCCCTTGTACCAAGAGCCGGGCGGGTTGAACTCCTGGCAATAGACGGAGACGGGATCGGCGCCGAGCAGCAGCCGCGCCTGGTCTAACGTATGGATGGCCATGTCGAGGATGAGCGGGCTGTCCATCAGA encodes:
- a CDS encoding Gfo/Idh/MocA family protein; this translates as MNRTASSPRRRIVVAGCGGMAHTWVDYALTRADADIVGLVDVRLEAAESMRDKHGLRCGVYTDLEQAIKESGADLVFDVTIPASHHVISQTAMRLGCDVFSEKPLAESWEACLDVVRAASETGRMHAVMQNRRFDPRIRAFRELIAGGAIGTPGFAGADFFIGAHFGGFRDLMDSPLILDMAIHTLDQARLLLGADPVSVYCQEFNPPGSWYKGSASALCIFEMSDGSVFSYRGSWCSEGAPTSWEAQWRVIGSSGTALWDGAGAPYAEAVDPAGQEEAFIRSSQRIDTSPEPEGEPWHHRCIAEMFDALHAGRRAETDCRDNLLSMAMVFGAIRSSAEGRKVAISELLPSGSLG